In Salarias fasciatus chromosome 2, fSalaFa1.1, whole genome shotgun sequence, one genomic interval encodes:
- the LOC115405436 gene encoding probable serine/threonine-protein kinase kinX isoform X6 produces the protein MAGMYGCFRGRNSDGAAMASGVPEAAANQEPAEIQEECSGKKKSKFQTFKKFFARKKRKEPAAAAGAGSDTALKASQSSDNVSKTSASNTLTRAEKEKGSGSKISLGSKALSHDSVFVSDSSEANEALGASQDSIHGKVKSLQMQLKQAIRLGSPPALVCVKRPEDGGAMSEDDGLPCSPPEYTAQLAATIQAQRSSCISLEGTDSENEQLSRAASGPPAVPGDFSQPASPFAVLDNSAAKHKLGLRHKACNRRRPARRSEGRSLLDDTVTQEDGASEEPQTVRDGSDVNTDQPKPEVGKREEDEEEEQESRPSLLSDKEEEEGEEEEEEEEEEEMGAEQEESLSPEASCAAEEEEEEEEEEEEEEEEEEEEEVSDLQPLASMDSPRVTPEPPAGSLQNFLTPPGEENTDGGEEEEEEEEEEEEEEDGLRLKEEEEEESSFLQEVLSSLKTPLSSCALDMETEDIVRELKTEEEEEEEEEEEEEEKTGAEKVGKEEEEESLDYQRPPSVQVLTDRTRQEEEEEEEEEEEKEKEKEEEEEEEEEEAATDSRISGEEEEEECDTAEQINSPEQSEEERLTRRHEDEEEEETRPEEENITTPTVFQAGEETIEVEEEEEEEEEEEEEEEKEEDEATETVPGEEEDDDSRTEDADEISAELRGGDLENHPAQVSEEEEEEEEEEEEEEEEEEEEESQLMETQPEETKQPDEDEQQQEAVDADQVETEREAPEEAAALLKPDHQPPSPSRTTTLEINLASPTSPTPPTALEEEEEEEEEEEERVEEEAPPAAAVEETSCSSEQNRVCFTWQRSHSLSPPPSPPPSAAAGGEEEEKEEELLSPSRGRSSGSITAPAAPEESSVTPEGNPDNPFGVRLRKTSGLLRFSSEDENTEPPVPASCKEDPPQDPQPLGGKPPSTQPLSSKPAVPRKPDVHGDALSKLKRVSDLAAGRGVSAASDSPSWISVAKQKQKIYKENSLEEIAVRKEEQERKSSLPTYVSSAASRENSVKAVVQMESSKPSAEKEVKRSLSPPTPVPPCPVAPKPQLPPATAPRSSLPPPTPVPVPLRPAPCTGSPPVKPASPVASPPFSSRTSLEKPVVPSGPAAPAPAPAPRGPPPAALPQDEPPWMALAKKKAKAWSEMPQIVQ, from the exons ATGGCTGGGATGTACGGATGCTTCAGGGGTCGGAA CAGCGACGGCGCTGCCATGGCGTCTGGAGTGCCGGAGGCGGCGGCCAATCAGGAGCCGGCGGAGATCCAGGAGGAGTGTTCAG GAAAGAAGAAGTCCAAGTTCCAGACGTTTAAGAAGTTCTTCgccaggaagaagaggaaggagccggcggcggcggcgggggcggggtcagACACGGCGCTGAAAGCCAGCCAGTCCAGCGACAATGTCAGCAAGACGTCGGCGAGCAACACGCTGACACGGGCGGAGAAGGAGAAGGGATCAGG GTCGAAGATCAGCCTGGGCAGCAAGGCCTTGTCACACGACTCCGTCTTTGTGTCCGACTCGTCGGAGGCCAACGAGGCTCTGGGGGCGTCTCAGGACAGCATTCATGGAAAAGTCAAGTCACTGCAG ATGCAGCTGAAGCAGGCCATCAGGCTGGGCTCGCCGCCGGCcctggtgtgtgtgaagaggCCGGAGGACGGCGGCGCCATGTCGGAGGACGACGGCCTCCCCTGCAGCCCGCCCGAGTACACGGCGCAGCTGGCAGCCACg atccaggcccagaggagcagctgcatcAGTCTGGAGGGGACGGACAGCGAGAACGAGCAG ctgtcCCGTGCCGCCTCCGGccccccggcggtcccgggaGACTTCAGCCAGCCGGCCAGCCCCTTCGCCGTCCTGGACAACTCCGCAGCCAAACACAAGCTGGGCCTCCGACACAAAGCCTGCAACCGCAGGAGGCCGGCcaga cggtCAGAGGGCAGGTCTCTGCTGGACGACACAGTGACGCAGGAGGACGGAgcctcagaggagccacagacaGTCAGAG ATGGCTCAGATGTAAACACAGATCAGCCGAAACCAGAAGTgggaaagagggaggaagacgaggaggaagagcaggaatCCAGACCGTCCCTGCTGTCAgataaggaggaggaggagggagaggaggaggaggaggaggaggaggaagaggagatgggagcagagcaggaagagtCTCTCAGCCCAGAGGCTTCCtgtgctgctgaggaggaggaggaggaagaggaggaggaggaggaggaagaggaggaggaggaggaggaggaggtgtcaGACCTCCAGCCTCTGGCCTCCATGGACAGTCCCAG agTGACACcggagccccctgctggttccCTCCAGAACTTCCTGACTCCTCCAGGTGAGGAGAACACCgacggaggagaagaagaagaagaagaagaagaagaagaagaagaagaagaagatggactcagactgaaggaggaagaggaggaggagagctcctTCTTGCAGGAGGTGCTGAGCTCCTTGAAgactcctctttcctcctgcgcTCTGGACATGGAGACGGAGGACATCGTCCGGGAGctgaagacggaggaggaggaggaggaggaggaggaggaggaggaggaggagaagacaggAGCAGAGAAGGTggggaaagaggaagaggaggaatctCTGGATTATCAGAGACCTCCTTCAGTCCAAGTCCTGACAGATAGAACcagacaagaggaggaggaggaggaggaggaggaagaggagaaggaaaaggagaaggaagaggaggaggaggaggaagaggaggaggcggccacTGATTCCAGGAtcagtggagaagaggaggaggaagagtgtgaTACCgcggagcagataaacagtccaGAGCAAAGCGAAGAGGAGCGACTGACTCGACGCCAC gaagacgaagaggaggaggaaaccagacctGAGGAAGAAAATATCACGACACCAACGGTCTTCCAGGCGGGGGAGGAGACGatagaggtggaggaggaggaggaggaagaggaggaggaggaggaggaggaggagaaggaggaagatgaggcgACGGAGACGGTTCCTGGAGAGGAAGAAGACGACgacagcagaacagaagatgCTGATGAGATCAGCGCAGAGCTGAGAGGTGGAGATCTGGAGAATCACCCAGCTCAggtctctgaggaggaggaggaagaggaggaggaagaggaggaggaggaggaggaggaggaggaggaggagagccagCTGATGGAAACACAGCCAGAGGAGACGAAGCAGCCTGATGaagatgagcagcagcaggaagccgtGGACGCAGACCAGGTGGAAACGGAGAGAGAAGCTCcagaagaagcagctgctctcctcaaGCCGGACcaccagcccccctcccccagcagGACCACCACCCTGGAGATCAACCTGgcctcccccacctcccccactCCGCCCACagccctggaggaggaggaggaggaggaggaggaggaggaggagcgggtggaggaagaggctcctcctgctgcagccgtgGAGGAGACGTCCTGCAGCTCCGAGCAGAACAGAGTCTGCTTCACCTGGCAGAGGTCCCACagcctgagcccccctccctccccgccccccagcgctgctgcagggggggaggaggaggagaaggaggaggagctgctgagccccagcagggggaggagctcaggaaGCATCACTGCACCGGCAGCTCCAGAAG aGAGCTCCGTCACCCCGGAGGGAAACCCCGATAATCCCTTTGGAGTTCGTCTGAGGAAGACGTCAGGGCTGCTCCGCTTCAGCTCCGAGGACGAAAACACAGAG CCTCCTGTCCCGGCCTCCTGTAAGGAGGACCCCCCCCAGGACCCCCAGCCGCTGGGGGGGAAGCCCCCCTCGACTCAGCCCCTCAGCAGCAAACCCGCCGTGCCCAGGAAGCCAGACGTCCACGGAGACGCTCTGTCCAAACTGAAGCGCGTCTCAG acctgGCTGCAGGCCGCGGCGTCTCTGCTGCGTCAGACTCTCCCAGCTGGATCTCTGTggccaaacagaaacagaagatcTACAAGGAGAACTCACTGGAGGAGATCGCGGTCAGAAAG gaggagcaggagaggaaatcCTCACTGCCAACGTACGTCAGCTCAGCTGCCAGCAGGGAGAACAGCGTCaaagcag TGGTCCAGATGGAGTCCAGTAAGCCGTCTGCAGAGAAGGAGGTGAAGCGATCCCTGTCCCCTCCGACCCCGGTGCCCCCCTGCCCCGTGGCCCCTAAGCCCCAGCTGCCCCCCGCCACGGCCCCGAGGTCGTCCCTGCCCCCTCCCACTCCGGTCCCCGTCCCGCTCAGGCCCGCTCCCTGCACCGGTTCGCCGCCCGTCAAGCCCGCCTCTCCGGTGGCGTCCCCTCCGttctcctccaggacctcccTGGAGAAGCCCGTGGTGCCTTCGGGgcccgccgcccccgcccccgcccccgccccgcggGGCCCGCCCCCCGCCGCCCTGCCCCAGGACGAGCCCCCCTGGATGGCGCTGGCGAAGAAGAAGGCCAAAGCCTGGAGCGAGATGCCGCAGATCGTCCAGTGA